A genome region from Streptomyces sp. S4.7 includes the following:
- a CDS encoding family 2B encapsulin nanocompartment shell protein, whose translation MSVGDEVRTVEPPSQQSLGTAAARNLATTTKSAPQMQEITSRWLLRMLPWVQVQGGTYRVNRRLSYSVGDGRVTFVQTGDRVEVIPAELGELPAFRDFEDEEVLAELANRCEQQEFAPGQTVAAAGGPADRVYLLAHGKVEKVGEGPYGDETVLEVLADGAYFGDQALVDEEATWQYTARAATACTVLVLSRQDVLNLAERAQSLRGHLDALASIPAQRTNKYGEAAIELSAGHVGEAVVPHTFVDYEGAPREYELSVAQTVLKVHSRVADLYNQPMNQTEQQLRLTVEALRERQEHELVNNREFGLLNNCDYGQRLQPHDGAPTPDDMDELLSRRRGSKMFLAHPRAIAAFGRECNKRGLNPATVEVGGHHVPAWRGVPIFPCNKIPVSDARTTSIICMRTGESEQGVIGLQQSGIPDEIEPSMSVRFMGIDEQAIISYLVTAYYSAAILVPDALGVLENVEVSRWR comes from the coding sequence TCTGGGAACGGCCGCGGCGCGGAACCTGGCGACCACCACGAAGTCGGCGCCACAGATGCAGGAGATCACCTCGCGGTGGCTGCTGCGGATGCTGCCCTGGGTGCAGGTGCAGGGCGGTACGTACCGGGTCAACCGTCGGCTCAGCTATTCGGTCGGCGACGGGCGTGTGACGTTCGTGCAGACGGGCGACCGGGTGGAGGTCATTCCGGCGGAGCTGGGTGAGCTGCCGGCGTTCCGTGACTTCGAGGACGAGGAGGTGCTGGCCGAACTGGCGAACCGCTGCGAGCAGCAGGAGTTCGCCCCGGGCCAGACCGTGGCCGCGGCCGGTGGCCCGGCGGACCGGGTGTACCTGCTGGCGCACGGCAAGGTGGAGAAGGTCGGCGAGGGGCCCTACGGGGACGAGACGGTGCTCGAAGTCCTCGCCGACGGGGCGTACTTCGGGGATCAGGCGCTGGTGGACGAGGAGGCCACCTGGCAGTACACGGCACGCGCGGCCACGGCGTGCACCGTGCTGGTGCTGAGCCGGCAGGACGTGCTGAACCTCGCGGAGCGGGCGCAGTCGCTGCGGGGCCATCTGGACGCGCTGGCGTCCATTCCCGCGCAGCGGACCAACAAGTACGGCGAGGCGGCGATCGAGCTGTCCGCCGGCCATGTCGGCGAGGCGGTGGTGCCCCATACGTTCGTGGACTACGAGGGGGCGCCGCGGGAGTACGAGCTGAGCGTCGCGCAGACCGTACTGAAGGTCCACAGCAGGGTCGCCGACCTCTACAACCAGCCGATGAACCAGACCGAGCAGCAGTTGCGGCTCACGGTCGAGGCGCTGCGCGAGCGCCAGGAGCACGAGCTGGTGAACAACCGCGAGTTCGGCCTGCTGAACAACTGCGACTACGGCCAGCGGCTCCAGCCGCACGACGGCGCTCCGACCCCCGACGACATGGACGAGCTGCTGTCCCGCCGCCGCGGTTCGAAGATGTTCCTCGCGCACCCGCGGGCCATCGCCGCCTTCGGCCGTGAGTGCAACAAGCGGGGGCTCAATCCGGCCACGGTGGAGGTCGGGGGCCACCATGTGCCGGCCTGGCGCGGTGTGCCGATCTTCCCCTGCAACAAGATCCCGGTCTCGGACGCCCGGACGACCTCGATCATCTGTATGCGTACGGGCGAGAGCGAGCAGGGCGTCATCGGGCTCCAGCAGAGCGGCATCCCGGACGAGATCGAGCCCAGCATGTCGGTCCGGTTCATGGGCATCGACGAGCAGGCGATCATCTCGTACCTGGTCACCGCCTACTACTCGGCGGCGATTCTCGTGCCGGACGCCCTCGGCGTCCTGGAGAACGTGGAAGTGAGCCGCTGGCGGTGA